A stretch of Campylobacter gracilis DNA encodes these proteins:
- the rpsR gene encoding 30S ribosomal protein S18 gives MADKRKYTRKYCKFTEAKIEFIDYKDTALLKHCLSERFKIMPRRLTGTSKKYQEMVEKAIKRARQAALIPYIVDRKGVVVNPFENL, from the coding sequence ATGGCAGATAAGAGAAAATATACTAGGAAGTATTGCAAATTTACGGAGGCAAAGATCGAATTTATCGATTATAAGGACACGGCGCTGCTAAAGCACTGCCTAAGCGAGCGCTTTAAGATCATGCCGCGTCGCTTAACCGGCACCAGCAAAAAATACCAAGAGATGGTAGAAAAGGCTATCAAGCGCGCGCGCCAAGCAGCCCTTATACCTTACATCGTCGATCGCAAAGGCGTGGTCGTAAATCCATTCGAAAATCTTTAA
- the rpsF gene encoding 30S ribosomal protein S6, protein MRNYEVLFIVKPTLTDDEVKTKVDFVKEIITKNGGEIASVIEMGARKLAYKIDKYERGVYFVIYFKAEPSLISELVRNLRITEDIIRFLTVKYETKREISAWDKLSKGIKLSPAKKEREPKAPVEPKEPEEAAKEGE, encoded by the coding sequence ATGAGAAACTACGAGGTTTTATTCATCGTTAAGCCCACGCTTACCGACGATGAAGTTAAAACAAAAGTCGATTTCGTCAAAGAAATCATAACCAAAAACGGCGGAGAGATCGCTTCCGTAATCGAAATGGGCGCTAGAAAGCTTGCCTATAAGATCGACAAATATGAGCGCGGAGTTTATTTCGTAATCTATTTTAAGGCCGAGCCGAGCTTGATCTCTGAACTTGTTAGAAATCTGCGCATCACCGAAGATATCATTAGATTTTTGACCGTCAAATATGAGACTAAGCGTGAAATTTCCGCTTGGGATAAACTAAGCAAAGGCATCAAGCTAAGCCCTGCGAAAAAAGAGCGCGAGCCAAAAGCGCCGGTAGAGCCAAAAGAGCCTGAAGAAGCAGCCAAAGAGGGCGAATAA
- a CDS encoding single-stranded DNA-binding protein, with amino-acid sequence MFNKVVLVGNLTRDIELRYLQTGTAVGKTGIAVTRRYNSSNGEKREETCFIDIDFFGRTAEIANQYLRKGSKILIEGRLKLDQWQDQNGQNRSKHSISVDTMEMLGSNQGGSGGYNQGGNYEGGNYGGSSGGYGGGNSSYGNYGGGNSYANRQNSNSRGAKNDYNAPKQKEQSYESTIPEVDVDADKYDDGNDTIPF; translated from the coding sequence ATGTTTAATAAAGTAGTTTTGGTAGGTAATTTGACCCGAGATATCGAGCTTAGATATCTGCAAACGGGCACCGCCGTAGGCAAAACCGGCATCGCCGTTACGCGCAGATACAATAGCTCAAACGGCGAGAAACGCGAAGAAACGTGCTTTATAGACATAGATTTTTTCGGTCGTACGGCCGAGATCGCAAATCAATACTTGCGAAAAGGCAGTAAAATTTTGATTGAAGGCCGCTTAAAGCTAGATCAGTGGCAGGATCAAAACGGACAGAACCGAAGCAAGCACTCCATCAGCGTAGATACGATGGAGATGCTAGGAAGCAATCAAGGTGGAAGCGGCGGCTATAACCAAGGCGGCAATTACGAGGGCGGCAATTATGGCGGAAGCTCCGGCGGCTACGGCGGAGGAAATTCTAGCTACGGTAATTACGGCGGCGGAAATAGCTATGCTAACAGACAAAACTCAAATTCAAGAGGCGCAAAAAACGATTACAACGCGCCTAAACAAAAAGAGCAGAGTTACGAAAGCACGATTCCGGAAGTCGACGTCGATGCCGATAAATACGATGATGGCAACGACACGATCCCATTTTAA
- the queA gene encoding tRNA preQ1(34) S-adenosylmethionine ribosyltransferase-isomerase QueA: MADLNLVGSYDYELPSELIASAPVMPKQSARLLIYDRAKQQITHAHFGDLADALPPCDIIFNDTRVIKARLFGHKNSGGKIELLLNSPLEGNKFSAYIRGSVKVGSELKFQSGLEARVCELMEGGLRIVQFECGGKALNTHDVFEICERIGHVPLPPYIKRADTKQDVSWYQSIFAREQGAVAAPTASLHFNDAMLNDLRKRHEIYFITLHVGAGTFKPVEVADLREHKMHGELYSIPPQTTQILKSERKILGVGTTVTRTIENFARNGQSSGICELFLHPGNPPIRQNFLLTNFHLPKSTLIMLVASFIGLERTLELYRIAVEKRYRFYSYGDGMLVL, translated from the coding sequence ATGGCGGATCTAAATTTAGTTGGCAGCTACGATTACGAGCTTCCTAGCGAGCTCATCGCAAGCGCGCCCGTGATGCCCAAACAAAGCGCGCGACTGCTGATCTACGACCGCGCCAAGCAGCAGATCACCCACGCGCACTTCGGCGATCTGGCGGACGCCCTGCCGCCCTGCGATATTATTTTTAACGACACGCGAGTAATTAAGGCGCGCCTCTTCGGTCATAAAAACAGCGGCGGCAAGATCGAGCTTCTGCTAAACTCGCCGCTTGAGGGCAATAAATTTAGCGCCTATATTCGCGGCAGCGTCAAAGTAGGCAGCGAATTAAAATTTCAAAGCGGTCTTGAAGCGCGCGTTTGCGAGCTTATGGAGGGCGGGCTTCGCATCGTGCAGTTTGAGTGCGGCGGTAAGGCTTTAAACACCCACGATGTTTTTGAAATTTGTGAACGTATCGGCCACGTGCCGCTGCCGCCGTATATCAAGCGCGCCGATACCAAGCAGGATGTGAGCTGGTATCAAAGCATCTTCGCGCGCGAGCAAGGCGCCGTCGCCGCACCCACCGCGAGCCTTCATTTTAACGATGCGATGCTAAACGACCTGCGCAAAAGACACGAAATTTATTTTATCACGCTACACGTAGGCGCGGGCACCTTCAAACCCGTGGAAGTAGCGGATCTGCGCGAGCACAAGATGCACGGCGAGCTCTATTCCATCCCGCCGCAGACCACGCAAATTTTAAAAAGCGAACGAAAAATTTTAGGCGTGGGTACGACCGTTACGAGAACGATCGAAAATTTTGCACGCAACGGACAGAGTAGCGGGATCTGCGAGCTGTTTTTACACCCGGGCAACCCGCCGATAAGACAGAATTTTTTGCTTACGAACTTTCACCTACCCAAATCCACGCTGATAATGCTTGTAGCGAGCTTCATCGGCCTTGAGCGCACGCTTGAGCTCTACCGCATCGCAGTGGAGAAAAGATACCGCTTCTACTCCTATGGCGATGGGATGCTTGTGCTATGA
- a CDS encoding DNA polymerase III subunit delta: MYRKEFDGLIASGRVPNFVLLRGGDDFSNELYAQRLKQIYAAENFLSLYFLEYDFEQARSFLEPSLFGGSNTLHIKTASLIKKEELRRLIALCKSDANNHLIYELNDSEISVSADFVKEFERNEVRFFKPSGVNEAIALLAQKCEMCGLFANTAALSRIYAIHNESLSLSASEIEKFASLGLELNLQNVNLMVYGLSEVSYDELFDKIFSLCDFRVDFYKMALGGGYNEMELINYFYRLIYRIFRLHAYVKINGRFDFKAVLGYQPPPSVAAQMQRYATSFSTRTFYKIFAHLNDLEFELKSEKNAAKDELLLASFLRLQRMLLSSLGQKANIK, from the coding sequence ATGTATAGGAAAGAATTTGACGGGCTTATCGCAAGCGGCAGGGTGCCGAATTTCGTGCTTTTGCGCGGTGGAGACGATTTTTCAAACGAGCTTTACGCGCAGCGCCTGAAGCAAATTTACGCCGCGGAAAATTTTTTGAGTTTGTATTTTTTGGAGTATGATTTTGAGCAGGCGCGAAGCTTCTTGGAGCCCTCGCTTTTCGGCGGCAGCAACACGCTTCACATCAAAACCGCCTCGCTCATCAAAAAGGAGGAGCTACGAAGGCTCATCGCGCTGTGTAAGTCGGACGCGAATAACCATCTAATCTATGAGCTAAACGATAGCGAAATTTCTGTAAGCGCGGATTTTGTCAAGGAATTTGAACGAAACGAAGTGAGATTTTTCAAACCCTCGGGCGTGAATGAGGCCATAGCGCTGCTTGCGCAAAAATGCGAGATGTGCGGGCTTTTTGCAAACACCGCCGCGCTTAGCAGGATCTACGCCATCCACAACGAAAGCCTGAGCCTAAGCGCGAGCGAGATAGAAAAATTTGCAAGTTTGGGGCTCGAGCTTAACCTGCAAAACGTAAATTTAATGGTTTATGGCCTTAGCGAGGTGAGCTACGACGAGCTTTTCGATAAAATTTTCAGCCTTTGCGATTTTCGCGTAGATTTTTACAAAATGGCTCTGGGCGGCGGATATAACGAGATGGAGCTGATAAATTATTTCTACCGCCTGATTTATAGAATTTTTCGGCTTCATGCTTACGTAAAAATAAACGGCAGATTTGATTTTAAGGCGGTTTTAGGCTATCAGCCGCCCCCTTCCGTGGCCGCACAGATGCAGCGCTACGCCACTAGCTTTTCTACGAGGACGTTTTATAAAATTTTCGCTCACTTAAACGATTTGGAATTTGAACTCAAAAGCGAAAAGAACGCGGCGAAGGATGAGCTTTTGCTCGCGTCGTTTTTGAGGTTGCAGCGCATGCTGCTAAGTTCGCTCGGGCAAAAAGCAAATATTAAGTGA